A single Ammospiza caudacuta isolate bAmmCau1 chromosome 6, bAmmCau1.pri, whole genome shotgun sequence DNA region contains:
- the LOC131559144 gene encoding pepsin A-like, protein MKLLLLLALVGLAQGLETRVPLRKMKSLRQRLREQGLLESYLEQHPYNLAAKYFPGIAVEPLENYMDDEYFGTISIGTPPQEFTVVFDTGSSNLWVPSVFCSSPACRNHNRFNPAESSTFLSTNDTLFIAYGTGSMTGVLGYDTVDVAGINVRNQIFGLAETEPGDFFYYTPFDGILGLAFPSIASSGATPVFDNMMTENLVDRNLFSVYLSRDDEGGSFVLFGAIDPYYTTRGISWIPLSAETYWQISMQSVSVSGTPVACSSGCQAIVDTGTTLLAVPIRAFRTLMRLLGASSSGEISCEAVRNLPSLIFHINGKEFPVPPRAYVLRSNGYCSLALQGMDVPTEEGELWILGDVFIREYYVIFNRATNKVGLSRLP, encoded by the exons AtgaagctgctcctgctcctcgcCCTGGTGGGCCTGGCCCAGGGCCTCGAGACCAG GGTGCCCCTGAGGAAGATGAAGTCGCTGCGGCAGAGGCTGCGGGAGCAGGGATTGCTGGAGAGTTACCTGGAGCAGCATCCCTACAACCTGGCTGCCAAGTATTTCCCGGGCATCGCCGTGGAGCCCCTGGAGAACTACATGGAT GATGAGTACTTTGGCACCATCTCCATTGGGACCCCACCTCAGGAATTCACTGTGGTCTTCGACACCGGCTCCTCCAACCTCTGGGTTCCCTCAGTcttctgctccagcccagcctgca GGAACCACAACCGCTTCAATCCCGCGGAATCCTCCACGTTCCTCAGCACCAATGACACCCTGTTCATCGCCTACGGCACAGGAAGCATGACCGGGGTCCTGGGATACGACACCGTCGAC GTTGCCGGCATCAACGTCCGCAACCAGATTTTTGGGCTGGCTGAGACAGAGCCAGGGGATTTTTTCTACTACACCCCCTTTGATGGCATCCTGGGATTGGCATTCCCAAGCATTGCCTCCTCCGGAGCCACCCCTGTCTTCGACAACATGATGACGGAAAACCTCGTGGATAGGAATCTTTTCTCTGTCTACCTGAGCAG GGACGACGAAGGTGGGAGCTTTGTCCTCTTTGGTGCCATCGATCCCTACTACACCACCAGAGGCATCTCCTGGATCCCTCTCTCTGCTGAAACCTACTGGCAGATCTCCATGCAGAG TGTCTCTGTCAGCGGGACTCCGGTGGCCTGTTCCTCGGGGTGCCAGGCCATTGTGGATACAGGAACCACTCTGTTGGCTGTTCCTATCCGGGCCTTCCGCACCCTCATGAGGCTCCTTGGTGCCAGCTCCAGTGGTGAG ATCAGCTGTGAGGCTGTCAGAAACCTTCCCAGCCTCATTTTCCATATCAATGGCAAAGAATTCCCAGTGCCGCCCAGAGCCTACGTGTTAAGG AGTAATGGGTACTGCAGCCTGGCATTGCAAGGCATGGATGTGCCCACGGAGGAGGGCGAGCTCTGGATCCTGGGGGATGTCTTTATCCGGGAGTATTACGTCATCTTCAACAGGGCCACCAACAAGGTGGGGCTGTCCcggctgccctga
- the VWCE gene encoding LOW QUALITY PROTEIN: von Willebrand factor C and EGF domain-containing protein (The sequence of the model RefSeq protein was modified relative to this genomic sequence to represent the inferred CDS: inserted 4 bases in 2 codons; deleted 3 bases in 2 codons) — protein MGSAPGSGYPCXSRCRRAGRRGPGRRGWHPTIPSLFLGPGENDTAPRIPVLLPTSPSCSPYPCPAXGGASPGTTCWDVQDGWEVIVPSLSHLILPASDPCHALPPGTWAHPDRSSCPPVLTFLGPLRRAGGSGQGGLRLWCPTGAAWGPTSASQAPAADVVLAGCCLQAAGSAPCVSTGVWGSCGGPVPVPRAPVPIPRAPVPIPTALCSFGCGGGSCIAPNLCMCPDGEQGITCPEPPGTCGEYGCDLSCNHGGCQEVARVCPVGFSMAETANGVRCTDIDECQSAACEGTCVNTEGGFACECGAGRELSADRHSCRDTDECQATPCQHRCENSVGSYRCSCRPGYHLHGNRHSCVDVDECRRPGTRRSCQHSCHNIPGSFRCSCRPGYRLSADRVSCEGYPKSILAPSPILQSLQHPPTLVLLPPGSHLLPRGSPSPHLPVAAPGTQFPPFSPSLSPEPSPRAMGAPGTSIPPSPHCWHRGISREPGSRWTEPGCQSCTCQGGQVLCDTVSCSVPCSHPLPAPAGGCCPTCTGCLHEGVARAEGDVFSPSDGNCTVCVCLAGNVSCLSPECPPGSCPSSSLAECCSCTPEKCNFRGRTYAHGARFSLDGDDCTTCVCQGGEVECSFTPCPALDCPQHQRQLGPGQCCSTCRDPPAPAGCFLDDNGVEFPVGQIWSPGDPCELCICQADGSVSCQRTDCVETCPYPIRIPGQCCPDCSAGCTYMGRIFSNNETFPSALDPCLSCICLLGSVACSPLECAIVCSYPFHPEGRCCPVCEDCNYQGRKVENGQSFIPEGQPCTRCTCQLGEVSCEERPCPRSCSEPHTLPVGCCPSCQGNGIPGSNPRHLDVPPPDWVWGRRWVLTKILPPSASDIRLLLQGSDLSPSSSQSSSQSPSSPPSSSQSPVPEDSPPGTPQHRRYRLAQLLLPTTPPLGPSPGIWGAGMPPLTTPSPSGYPLAPTVPPDPLCEATAAPSATGSPEVQGSPRNEDPSMVPSDSPRLQAPGVPGTP, from the exons ATGGGCAGCGCGCCGGGCTCCGGCTATCCCTG CTCCCGCTGCAGGAGGGCT GGCCGGAGGGGTCCCGGCCGGAGGGGCTGGCACCCCACAATTCCCTCCCTCTTCCTGGGTCCAGGGGAGAATGACACTGCTCCCCGCATCCCTGTGCTTCTCCCCACATCCCCGTCTTGCTCCCCGTATCCCTGTCCAGC GGGGGGCGCTTCTCCCGGCACCACGTGCTGGGATGTTCAGGATGGCTGGGAAGTGattgtcccctctctgtcccacCTTATCCTACCTGCCTCTGATCCGTGCCATGCTCTGCCTCCCGGTACCTGGGCACATCCTGACCGCTCCAGTTGTCCTCCTGTCCTCACATTCCTGGGACCTTTGCGCCGTGCAGGGGGCTCAGGACAGGGTGGCCTCAGGCTCTGGTGTCCCACAGGCGCCGCGTGGGGCCCCACGTCTGCTTCCCAGGCTCCGGCAGCGGATGTTGTCCTGGCTGGATGCTGTCTCCAGGCAGCGGGAAGTGCACCCTGCGTGAGTACAGGGGTCTGGGGGTCTTGTGGGGGTCCTGTTCCCGTTCCCAGAgctcctgttcccattcccagagctcctgttcccattcccacagcGCTCTGCTCCTTCGGCTGCGGTGGTGGCTCCTGCATCGCTCCCAACCTTTGCATGTGCCcagatggagagcagggaatcACCTGCCCAG AACCACCGGGGACTTGCGGAGAGTACGGCTGTGACCTGTCCTGTAACCACGGCGGCTGCCAGGAGGTCGCCCGCGTGTGTCCCGTTGGCTTCTCCATGGCCGAGACGGCCAACGGCGTCCGCTGCACCG ACATCGATGAGTGCCAGAGCGCGGCCTGCGAGGGGACGTGCGTGAACACGGAGGGAGGCTTTGCCTGCGAGTGCGGAGCTGGCCGGGAGCTCTCTGCTGACCGCCACAGCTGCCGGG ACACGGATGAATGCCAGGCCACGCCGTGCCAGCACCGCTGCGAGAACAGCGTGGGCAGCTACCGCTGCTCCTGCCGGCCCGGATACCACCTCCATGGGAATCGGCATTCCTGCGTGG ATGTGGATGAGTGCCGGCGGCCTGGCACGCGCcgctcctgccagcacagctgccacAACATTCCCGGCAGCTTCCGCTGCTCCTGCCGCCCCGGATACCGGCTCAGCGCAGACAGGGTGTCCTGCGAAG ggtacCCCAAATCTATCCTGGCCCCGTCGCCCATCCTGCAATCCCTGCAGCATCCACCCACCCTtgtcctgctccctcctggctccCACCTGCTCCCGAGGGGCTCCCCCTCTCCCCAcctccctgtggcagctcctggtacccaattccctcccttctccccatccctgtcccctgagcCATCCCCACGTGCCATGGGAGCCCCCGGCACCTCCATCCCACCATCCCCTCACTGTTGGCACCGGGGAATCTCTCGGGAGCCCGGCAGTCGCtggacagagccaggctgccagagctgcacctGCCAG GGGGGACAAGTCCTCTGTGACACCGTGAGCTGCTctgttccctgctcccacccGCTTCCTGCTCCGGCTGGGGGTTGCTGCCCCACCTGCACGG GGTGCCTGCACGAGGGGgtggccagggcagagggcGATGTCTTCTCCCCATCCGATGGGAATTGCACCGTCTGCGTCTGCTTG GCCGGGAATGTCTCCTGCCTGTCCCCGGAATGTCCCCCAGgatcctgccccagctcctctctggctgagtgctgctcctgcactccAG aaAAGTGCAATTTCCGGGGACGCACATACGCACACGGAGCCCGGTTCAGCCTGGATGGGGACGACTGCACCACCTGTGTCTGCCAG ggaggagaggtgGAATGTTCCTTCACTCCATGCCCCGCGCTGGATTGTCCCCAGCACCAGCGGCAGCTGGGTCCcgggcagtgctgctccaccTGCCGGgaccctccagcccctgccg GTTGCTTCCTGGATGACAACGGTGTGGAGTTTCCCGTTGGACAGATCTGGTCTCCGGGCGATCCCTGTGAGTTATGCATCTGCCAG GCAGACGGCTCCGTGAGCTGCCAGCGCACGGACTGCGTGGAGACGTGTCCTTATCCCATCCGCATTCCCGGGCAGTGCTGCCCCGACTGCTCCGCAG GCTGCACCTACATGGGGAGGATCTTTTCCAACAACGAGACCTTCCCGTCGGCGCTGGATCCCTGCCTGAGCTGCATCTGCCTG CTGGGCTCGGTGGCCTGCTCGCCTCTGGAATGTGCCATCGTGTGCTCCTACCCCTTCCACCCCGAGGGTCGGTGCTGCCCCGTCTGTGAGG ACTGCAACTACCAGGGCAGGAAGGTGGAGAACGGCCAGAGCTTCATTCCCGAGGGACAGCCCTGTACCCGCTGCACCTGCCAG CTTGGAGAGGTGAGCTGTGAGGAGAGGCCGTGCCCCCgctcctgctctgagccccaCACACTGCCCGTGGGCTGCTGCCCATCCTGCCAAGGTAATGGGATCCCTGGATCCAACCCCAGGCACTTGGATGTGCCCCCTCCGGACTGG GTCTGGGGAAGGAGGTGGGTGCTGACCAAAATCCTCCCTCCATCAGCCTCAGACATccggctcctgctgcagggcagtgacctgtccccatcctcatcccagtCCTCATCCCAGTCCCCATCCTCAcccccatcctcatcccagtCCCCAGTCCCTGAAGATTCACCCCCTGGCACCCCTCAACACCGCCGCTATCgcctggcccagctcctgcttcccACCACACCCCCCCTCGGCCCCtctccagggatttggggtgctgggaTGCCCCCTCTGACCACTCCAAGTCCCTCTGGATACCCCTTGGCACCCACTGTGCCCCCCGACCCCCTCTGTGAGGCCACAGCCGCCCCCAGTGCCACGGGCAGCCCTGAGGTTCAGGGATCCCCCAGGAATGAGGATCCCTCCATGGTGCCATCGGACAGCCCCAGGCTCCAGGCGCCAGGTGTGCCTGGAACAccgtga
- the DDB1 gene encoding DNA damage-binding protein 1, with product MSYNYVVTAQKPTAVNGCVTGHFTSAEDLNLLIAKNTRLEIYVVTAEGLRPVKEVGMYGKTAVMELFRPKGESKDLLFILTAKYNACILEYKQNGDSIDIITRAHGNVQDRIGRPSETGIIGIIDPECRMIGLRLYDGLFKVIPLDRDNKELKAFNIRLEELQVIDVKFLYGCQAPTICFVYQDPQGRHVKTYEVSLREKEFNKGPWKQENVEAEASMVIAVPEPFGGAIIIGQESITYHNGDKYLAIAPPIIKQSTIVCHNRVDPNGSRYLLGDMEGRLFMLLLEKEEQMDGTVTLKDLRVELLGETSIAECLTYLDNGVVFVGSRLGDSQLVKLNVDSNEQGSYVVAMETFTNLGPIVDMCVVDLERQGQGQLVTCSGAFKEGSLRIIRNGIGIHEHASIDLPGIKGLWPLRSDPHRETDNTLVLSFVGQTRVLMLNGEEVEETELTGFVDDQQTFFCGNVAHQQLIQITSASVRLVSQEPKSLVSEWKEPNGKNISVASCNSNQVVVAVGRALYYLEIRPQELRQISCTEMEHEVACLDITPLGDSNGMSPLCAIGLWTDISARILKLPSFELLHKEMLGGEIIPRSILMTTFESSHYLLCALGDGALFYFGLSLETGLLSDRKKVTLGTQPTVLRTFRSLSTTNVFACSDRPTVIYSSNHKLVFSNVNLKEVNYMCPLNSDGYPDSLALANNSTLTIGTIDEIQKLHIRTVPLYESPRKICYQEVSQCFGVLSSRIEVQDASGGTTALRPSASTQALSSSVSTSKLFSSSTAPHETSFGEEVEVHNLLIIDQHTFEVLHAHQFLQNEYALSLVSCKLGKDPNTYFIVGTAMVYPEEAEPKQGRIVVFHYSDGKLQSLAEKEVKGAVYSMVEFNGKLLASINSTVRLYEWTAEKELRTECNHYNNIMALYLKTKGDFILVGDLMRSVLLLAYKPMEGNFEEIARDFNPNWMSAVEILDDDNFLGAENAFNLFVCQKDSAATTDEERQHLQEVGLSHLGEFVNVFCHGSLVMQNLGETSTPTQGSVLFGTVNGMIGLVTSLSESWYNLLLDMQNRLNKVIKSVGKIEHSFWRSFHTERKTEPATGFIDGDLIESFLDISRPKMQEVVANLQIDDGSGMKREATVDDLIKIVEELTRIH from the exons GACACTTCACCTCTGCGGAGGACCTGAACCTGCTGATTGCCAAAAACACCCGGCTGGAGATTTACGTGGTGACGGCAGAGGGGCTGCGGCCCGTCAAGGAAGTGGGGATGTACGGGAAAACGGCCGTCATGGAGCTCTTCCGCCCCAag GGGGAGAGCAAGGATTTGCTGTTCATCCTGACGGCCAAGTACAACGCCTGCATCCTGGAGTACAAGCAGAACGGGGATAGCATCGACATCATCACCCGTGCCCATGGGAACGTGCAG GATCGCATCGGGCGGCCCTCGGAGACTGGGATCATCGGGATCATCGATCCCGAGTGCCGGATGATCGGGCTGCGCCTCTACGACGGCCTCTTCAAGGTCATCCCCCTGGACCGGGACAACAAGGAGCTAAAGGCCTTCAACATCCGcctggaggagctccaggtcatCGATGTGAAATTCCTCTATGGCTGCCAGGCTCCCACCATCTGCTTCGTCTACCAG gacccccagggccGCCACGTGAAGACATATGAGGTGTCCCTGCGGGAGAAGGAATTCAACAAAGGCCCTTGGAAGCAGGAAAATGTGGAGGCCGAAGCCTCCATGGTCATTGCAG TGCCGGAGCCCTTCGGAGGCGCCATTATCATCGGGCAGGAATCCATCACCTACCACAATGGGGATAAATATCTGGCTATTGCTCCTCCCATCATCAAG CAAAGCACCATCGTGTGCCACAACCGTGTGGATCCCAACGGATCGCGGTATTTGCTGGGAGACATGGAAGGGAGGCTCTTcatgctgctcctggagaaggaggagcagaTGGACGGCACTGTCACCTTGAAGGATCTGcgtgtggagctgctgggagag ACATCCATTGCAGAGTGCCTGACCTACCTGGATAATGGAGTGGTGTTTGTTGGCTCCAGGCTTGGAGATTCCCAGCTTGTGAAG CTCAACGTGGACAGCAATGAGCAGGGATCCTACGTGGTGGCCATGGAGACCTTCACCAACCTCGGGCCCATCGTGGACATGTGCGTGGTGGACCTGGAGAGGCAAGGCCAAGGCCAG CTGGTCACCTGCTCCGGGGCCTTCAAAGAGGGATCGCTGCGGATCATCCGGAACGGCATCGGGATCCACGAGCACGCCAGCATCGACCTGCCGGGAATTAAAG GATTGTGGCCACTGAGGTCGGATCCACACCGGGAGACGGACAACACCTTGGTGCTGTCATTTGTTGGCCAGACCAG GGTTCTGATGTTGAACGGAGAGGAAGTGGAAGAGACAGAGCTCACAGGATTTGTGGATGACCAGCAGACCTTCTTCTGTGGCAACGTGGCACATCAGCAGCTGATCCAG ATCACGTCTGCCTCGGTGCGACTGGTCAGCCAGGAGCCCAAATCCCTGGTGAGCGAGTGGAAAGAGCCCAATGGGAAGAACATCAGCGTCGCTTCCTGCAACAGCAACCAGGTGGTGGTGGCCGTGGGAAGAGCCTTGTACTACCTGGAGATCCGGCCCCAGGAGCTCCGGCAGATCAG CTGCACAGAGATGGAGCACGAGGTGGCCTGCCTGGACATCACCCCCCTGGGAGACTCCAACGGGATGTCCCCGCTCTGTGCCATCGGGCTCTGGACTGACATCTCTGCCCGCATCCTGAAGCTGCCGTCCTTCGAGCTGCTGCACAAGGAGATGCTGGGAGGAG AGATTATCCCTCGCTCCATCCTGATGACGACCTTTGAGAGCAGCCACTAcctcctgtgtgccctgggggATGGAGCTCTCTTCTACTTCGGCCTCAGCCTTGAGACAG GCTTGCTGAGTGACAGGAAGAAGGTGACCCTGGGCACACAGCCCACGGTGCTGAGGACATTCCGCTCCCTGTCCACCACCAACGTGTTTGCCTGCTCCGACCGCCCCACCGTCATCTACAGCAGCAACCACAAGCTGGTCTTCTCCAACGTCAACCTCAAGGAGGTCAACTACATGTGCCCCCTCAATTCCGACGGATATCCCGACAG TTTGGCCCTGGCCAACAACAGCACCCTGaccattggcaccattgatgAGATCCAGAAGCTTCATATCCGCACTGTTCCCCTCTATGAGTCGCCCAG GAAAATCTGCTACCAGGAGGTATCCCAGTGCTTTGGGGTGCTCTCCAGCCGGATCGAGGTGCAGGATGCCAGTGGGGGCACCACAGCACTCAGACCCAGTGCCAGCACCCAG GCCTTGTCCAGCAGTGTGAGCACCAGCAagctgttttccagcagcacagctccacacGAGACATCCTTCGGAGAGGAGGTGGAAGTGCACAACCTGCTCATCATAGACCAGCACACCTTTGAAG TGCTCCATGCTCACCAATTCCTGCAAAATGAGTATGCCCTCAGCCTGGTCTCCTGCAAGCTGGGAAAGGATCCCAACACCTACTTCATTGTGGGCACTGCCATGGTGTATCCCGAGGAAGCAGAGCCCAAGCAGGGCCGGATCGTCGTCTTCCACTACTCTGATG ggaagctgcagagcctggctgagAAGGAGGTCAAGGGAGCTGTGTATTCCATGGTGGAATTCAACGGGAAGCTGTTAGCCAGCATCAACAGCACG GTGCGCCTGTATGAGTGGACAGCGGAGAAGGAATTGCGCACAGAGTGCAACCACTACAACAACATCATGGCCCTGTACCTGAAAACCAAGGGGGATTTCATCCTGGTGGGAGACCTCATGCGCTCCGTGCTGCTCCTGGCCTACAAACCCATGGAAGGGAATTTCGAGGAG ATTGCCCGGGATTTCAATCCAAACTGGATGAGTGCCGTGGAGATCCTGGATGATGATAATTTCTTGGGAGCAGAGAACGCTTTCAATCTGTTCGTGTGCCAGAAGGACAG CGCGGCCACGACAGACGAGGAGcggcagcacctgcaggaagTGGGATTATCCCACCTGGGAGAGTTCGTCAATGTCTTCTGCCACGGATCCCTGGTCATGCAGAACTTGGGAGAGACTTCCACGCCCACCCAGGGATCCGTGCTCTTTGGCACTGTCAATGGAATGATCG GCCTGGTGACATCCCTGTCGGAAAGCTGGTACAACCTGCTCCTGGACATGCAGAACAGGCTCAACAAAGTCATCAAGAGCGTGGGGAAGATTGAGCATTCCTT ctggagatCGTTCCACACTGAACGGAAGACGGAACCAGCCACAGGATTCATCGATGGAGACTTGATCGAGAGTTTCCTGGACATCAGCAGGCCCAAGATGCAGGAAGTGGTGGCAAACCTGCAG ATCGACGATGGAAGCGGGATGAAGAGGGAAGCCACCGTGGATGACCTGATCAAGATCGTGGAGGAGCTGACCCGGATCCACTAG